A genomic window from Streptomyces sp. NBC_00234 includes:
- a CDS encoding FG-GAP-like repeat-containing protein has protein sequence MRKIHRRGLRLASALVAAGLALSFTPPAFADDDNGLLVLTDSQAEDLAQHARIDPYGDGATVDPQGAAVREDAASVPSSTGADGETGDTTGSGSSLDDSTDAGSWKVNQKSSVEGDFGMVATAPVAGSAGGDYFALDALGPVQRRTADGKQVWRRDNASFYADWKVSPLRPWQTEPAPARIVMGYNAVSPFSISSDNGYATGDLTGDGVDDVVFTASVGATPYRPFTSPGSTLPTGTFVTVLDGSTGKTLWSKLYTGVYNVTLVGKTLVVADSPYFNLNAPAGSKAALTGIRFSYADGALTPADTWTYDTGTFTGVGWASLEPLGNGLLAASWNLRKLSATAAPAGHTMVFDTRDGSIKWQQTNRLYSRQLHLDAARDRLVSLEQSDPNEAVTYEVASYSLADGARTTVSSRTNALPLDLEVGNLQGGAKPEYTVSESTLDTSLYMNANTVRALNGDDGSQLWSRTVKREAANTHDGGAAWGLQSVDGKIVASYLDDAGRSTADNRGSSRYARLAVLSGTDGTVRWEQRGAVASQMWAQPFRKDDSWKLRTVDTNENVRTYNLGSGKQENLLPLQGLLYAAVSTDITGDRKKDLIVGGQSNGVYAYDGPSMVGGKPQLLWTAVMPGRVGALAKADVNGDGREETVVAADSATAVLDTRTGKVLTTIDGGGQFVRTVCVADINGDGKAEIIVPTDKVRVYNASGKKLWEYAAPAEAGDVVFSDVSTGDGRVYAQYQTRGQVAEADLVTGGAALHGKDGSVAWSFTPKSGLDGTDGRIYGAPMRGGTFASPGIPYADGHAVVHTYITKSSAGSMVTGVQIRDGRTGELLHEGLAGGPLTTGNWMTGPEGLVMAGTVSFRTYGANGQDALVYTLPETQSGTFATGPGGSRILVAGETGGVSTYDPSVLTGADNYPASVSGIDALGGREVFAGDLNGDGVDEIVSLNFDDYGTDRTAGLIGGAYSVPFTAIRQMITATIDPS, from the coding sequence CGGGGCCTGCGCCTCGCATCCGCCCTGGTCGCGGCAGGACTGGCACTGAGCTTCACGCCGCCCGCCTTCGCCGATGACGACAACGGCCTGCTGGTCCTCACCGACAGCCAGGCCGAGGATCTCGCGCAGCACGCGCGGATCGATCCGTACGGAGACGGCGCGACCGTCGACCCGCAGGGCGCGGCCGTGCGCGAGGACGCCGCTTCGGTGCCGTCGTCCACCGGCGCCGACGGCGAGACGGGCGACACCACGGGCAGCGGATCGTCGCTCGACGACTCCACCGACGCCGGCTCCTGGAAGGTCAACCAGAAGTCCTCCGTCGAGGGCGACTTCGGGATGGTCGCCACCGCCCCGGTGGCCGGCTCGGCCGGCGGCGACTACTTCGCACTCGACGCGCTCGGCCCCGTACAGCGGCGCACCGCCGACGGCAAGCAGGTCTGGCGGCGCGACAACGCCTCGTTCTACGCGGACTGGAAGGTCTCGCCGCTGCGGCCCTGGCAGACCGAGCCGGCCCCGGCGCGCATCGTGATGGGCTACAACGCCGTCAGCCCCTTCAGCATCTCCTCGGACAACGGCTACGCCACCGGCGACCTGACCGGTGACGGCGTGGACGACGTGGTCTTCACCGCGAGCGTCGGCGCCACCCCGTACCGACCCTTCACCTCACCCGGCTCCACCCTGCCCACCGGCACCTTCGTGACGGTCCTGGACGGCAGCACCGGCAAGACGTTGTGGAGCAAGCTGTACACCGGCGTCTACAACGTCACCCTGGTCGGCAAGACCCTGGTCGTCGCCGACTCGCCGTACTTCAACCTCAACGCGCCCGCGGGCTCGAAGGCCGCGCTGACGGGCATCCGCTTCTCGTACGCGGACGGAGCGCTCACCCCCGCAGACACCTGGACGTACGACACGGGCACCTTCACCGGGGTCGGCTGGGCGAGCCTGGAGCCTCTGGGCAACGGTCTGCTCGCCGCCTCCTGGAACCTGCGCAAGCTCAGCGCCACCGCGGCCCCGGCCGGCCACACCATGGTCTTCGACACCCGTGACGGCAGCATCAAGTGGCAGCAGACCAACCGTCTCTACTCGCGCCAGCTGCACCTGGACGCCGCCCGAGACCGTCTGGTGTCCCTGGAGCAGTCGGACCCGAACGAGGCCGTCACCTACGAGGTCGCCTCGTACTCCCTCGCCGACGGCGCCCGCACCACGGTGAGCAGCCGCACCAACGCTCTGCCGCTGGACCTGGAGGTCGGAAACCTCCAGGGCGGTGCCAAGCCCGAGTACACGGTCAGCGAGTCCACGCTGGACACCAGCCTGTACATGAACGCGAACACCGTACGGGCCCTGAACGGGGACGACGGCAGTCAGCTGTGGTCGCGCACCGTCAAGCGCGAAGCCGCCAACACCCATGACGGCGGCGCCGCCTGGGGACTGCAGAGCGTCGACGGCAAGATCGTCGCCTCCTACCTGGACGACGCCGGCCGGAGCACCGCCGACAACCGGGGCAGCAGCCGTTACGCCCGGCTCGCCGTCCTGTCCGGCACGGACGGGACGGTGCGCTGGGAGCAGCGCGGTGCGGTCGCCTCGCAGATGTGGGCGCAGCCGTTCCGGAAGGACGACAGCTGGAAACTCCGCACGGTCGACACCAACGAGAACGTCCGCACGTACAACCTGGGCAGCGGCAAGCAGGAGAACCTCCTCCCGCTGCAGGGCCTGCTGTACGCGGCCGTCTCCACGGACATCACCGGCGACAGGAAGAAGGACCTGATCGTCGGCGGCCAGTCCAACGGCGTATACGCCTATGACGGCCCGTCCATGGTCGGCGGCAAGCCGCAGCTGCTGTGGACGGCCGTGATGCCCGGCCGGGTCGGCGCGCTGGCCAAGGCGGATGTCAACGGCGACGGCCGCGAGGAGACCGTCGTCGCCGCCGACTCCGCGACCGCGGTACTGGACACCCGCACCGGCAAGGTCCTCACCACGATCGACGGCGGCGGCCAGTTCGTCCGCACGGTGTGCGTCGCCGACATCAACGGCGACGGCAAGGCCGAGATCATCGTCCCCACCGACAAGGTGCGGGTCTACAACGCCTCCGGCAAGAAGCTGTGGGAGTACGCCGCCCCGGCCGAGGCGGGCGACGTCGTCTTCTCCGACGTGTCGACCGGCGACGGCCGCGTCTACGCCCAGTACCAGACCCGGGGCCAGGTCGCCGAGGCGGACCTCGTCACGGGTGGTGCCGCCCTGCACGGCAAGGACGGCTCGGTCGCCTGGTCCTTCACCCCGAAGTCCGGCCTCGACGGGACGGACGGCAGGATCTACGGCGCTCCGATGCGGGGCGGCACCTTCGCCTCGCCCGGCATCCCGTACGCCGACGGGCACGCTGTCGTCCACACGTACATCACGAAGAGCTCCGCCGGCTCCATGGTCACCGGCGTGCAGATCCGCGACGGGCGCACCGGTGAGCTGCTGCACGAGGGCCTCGCCGGTGGTCCGTTGACCACCGGGAACTGGATGACCGGACCCGAGGGCCTGGTCATGGCCGGCACCGTGTCCTTCCGCACCTATGGCGCCAACGGCCAGGACGCCCTGGTGTACACGCTCCCGGAGACGCAGTCGGGCACCTTCGCCACCGGTCCCGGCGGCAGCCGGATCCTCGTTGCCGGCGAGACGGGTGGTGTCAGCACCTACGACCCGTCCGTCCTGACCGGCGCCGACAACTACCCGGCGAGTGTGTCCGGCATCGATGCACTGGGCGGCCGCGAGGTCTTCGCGGGCGACCTGAACGGTGACGGCGTCGACGAGATCGTCTCGCTCAACTTCGACGATTACGGCACCGACCGCACAGCCGGTCTCATCGGAGGCGCCTACTCCGTGCCCTTCACCGCGATACGCCAGATGATCACGGCGACGATCGACCCTTCGTGA
- a CDS encoding BTAD domain-containing putative transcriptional regulator — protein MDSTIVDDRSPASPPPLLRLHLFGGFRVSRDTGPPLPDRWPRPSARVLVKMLAVAPGRRLHRDQVIESCWPDADLASAYGSLRVALHTARHTLEPELAPRGSSSYLATDGAWQWLRPDTVWIDADHAEGLAGTALRQGGTQRLAGALAAFTGELLPEDRYAHWAQTRRDRLDGLRDRVRLALAGSLLADGSPEEAAATARAVVESNPVDERAHRLLINAFLQQGLRREAVRQFHECREILATELGIGPDPETERLHLLALDSPGGKAPSPTAGLTRPAALRVPVPGPLYGRGPALAELLSPDAPPVQLLGGEAGLGKTRLVTEAARRAADDGTLVLWGAGHEAEGHTPYGAFVEALDGWLADRPPAERARVGTDYPELAALLPSLGQTGASTELSPEKQRDRLFRAAAGLLEDLADVVPVLVVLDDLHAADAGSFQLLAHLAERAAARTRHDLRFVVTYRSEELTGTDPRRAALDMLERHGPAAHIALGRLGREDCETMAADALGLPPGAPVPQRVWDLSLGNPLFALELARELEAGGTERDLHTPQGVRHLISARLARLTPGARLAVEVAAVAGGDAALSEVLEAAAALRPGLSTAQADADAAVAASVLTEREVVLDGQLAPGLAFRHPLVRLTCYENLSVARRRLLHSAYAGAVLHSRPDAVDRLALHFARADDPRATGYLRQAAERAAALCANDTADHYYAELTSRLDALAADAAWARIGRSAVLQRMARYDEAAQVLREAVDDLKRSGDADGLVLATARLAEVLGHSRAPGRALALLDARLPDDGTSPPAATVHHVSRARLYLIVGRYADAAAAARRARASAEQVAGPERRGLLARALSVTAVSLALDGRFTEAGPIADEALPHAEAYGDTRLLCSVLSVQREQARRSGRLREALATGLRAAEFAERSGDPAATAFERANVAEIHLLLDEPDDASALALAAVESSGTEPNWSTAYAKVALARVHMYTASGDPTGLLEEALRTAAVHDNRQAEHEALTVLAEWHIRQDRPAEALSVLDGMTGTGRAHIGAWAHLTAGRPERAATLARAEVGRAEETGECLAEIGARTVLAASLAALGRAEESAEGFATASALAARLPYPAGLRRIEQAKKLAH, from the coding sequence ATGGACAGCACGATCGTGGACGACAGGAGCCCCGCCTCGCCGCCACCACTTCTCCGGCTGCACCTTTTCGGCGGATTCCGGGTGTCCCGCGACACCGGCCCCCCGCTCCCCGACCGCTGGCCACGTCCCAGCGCCCGCGTCCTGGTGAAGATGCTCGCGGTCGCTCCCGGCCGCCGGCTCCACCGCGACCAGGTCATCGAGAGCTGCTGGCCCGACGCCGACCTCGCATCCGCGTACGGCAGCCTGCGCGTCGCCCTGCACACCGCGCGCCACACCCTGGAACCCGAGCTGGCTCCCCGCGGATCCTCGTCCTACCTCGCCACCGACGGCGCGTGGCAGTGGCTGCGGCCGGACACCGTGTGGATCGACGCCGACCACGCGGAGGGCCTGGCAGGGACGGCTCTCAGGCAGGGGGGTACGCAACGGCTGGCCGGTGCTCTCGCCGCGTTCACGGGCGAACTGCTGCCCGAGGACCGGTACGCGCACTGGGCCCAGACCCGGCGCGACCGGCTCGACGGGCTGCGCGACCGGGTCCGGCTGGCTCTCGCCGGGTCGCTGCTGGCCGACGGCTCCCCCGAGGAGGCGGCGGCCACCGCCCGCGCGGTCGTCGAAAGCAACCCCGTGGACGAGCGCGCCCATCGTCTGCTGATCAACGCCTTCCTGCAGCAGGGCCTGCGCAGGGAGGCGGTCCGGCAGTTCCACGAGTGCCGCGAGATCCTTGCTACGGAGCTGGGCATCGGTCCCGACCCGGAGACCGAGCGGCTGCACCTGCTGGCGCTCGACTCCCCGGGCGGCAAGGCGCCCTCCCCGACGGCCGGCCTCACCCGCCCGGCCGCCCTGCGGGTGCCCGTGCCCGGTCCTCTGTACGGCCGCGGCCCCGCACTGGCCGAACTGCTCTCCCCCGACGCGCCCCCCGTACAGCTCCTCGGCGGCGAGGCGGGGCTCGGCAAGACCCGCCTGGTCACGGAGGCCGCGCGGCGGGCCGCCGACGACGGCACCCTCGTGCTGTGGGGCGCCGGCCACGAGGCCGAGGGACATACTCCGTACGGCGCGTTCGTGGAGGCCCTCGACGGCTGGCTGGCCGACCGGCCCCCTGCCGAGCGGGCGCGCGTGGGCACCGACTATCCGGAACTGGCCGCCCTCCTTCCGTCCCTCGGCCAGACCGGAGCGTCGACGGAGCTCAGCCCCGAGAAGCAGCGCGACCGTCTCTTCCGCGCCGCCGCGGGCCTGCTGGAGGACCTCGCCGACGTGGTGCCGGTCCTGGTGGTGCTCGACGACCTGCACGCCGCGGACGCCGGATCGTTCCAGCTCCTGGCCCATCTGGCGGAGCGGGCCGCGGCGCGGACGCGGCACGACCTGAGGTTCGTGGTCACGTACCGGAGCGAGGAACTGACCGGGACGGATCCCCGGCGGGCCGCTCTCGACATGCTCGAACGCCACGGGCCGGCCGCACACATCGCGTTGGGGCGGCTCGGCCGCGAGGACTGCGAGACGATGGCCGCGGACGCCCTCGGGCTCCCTCCGGGCGCCCCCGTGCCGCAGCGGGTGTGGGACCTGTCCCTGGGCAACCCGCTGTTCGCGCTGGAGCTCGCCCGCGAACTCGAAGCGGGCGGCACGGAACGGGACCTCCACACACCGCAGGGCGTACGGCACCTGATCTCCGCGCGGCTGGCGCGGCTGACTCCCGGCGCCCGGCTCGCGGTCGAGGTGGCCGCCGTGGCGGGGGGTGACGCCGCGCTCTCCGAAGTGCTGGAAGCCGCCGCAGCGCTGCGGCCCGGACTGTCCACGGCCCAGGCGGACGCGGACGCGGCGGTCGCGGCCTCCGTACTGACCGAGCGCGAGGTGGTACTCGACGGACAGCTGGCCCCCGGACTCGCCTTCCGCCACCCCCTCGTCCGTCTGACCTGCTACGAGAACCTCTCCGTGGCCCGCCGCCGGCTGCTGCACTCCGCCTACGCCGGCGCGGTGCTGCACAGCAGACCCGATGCCGTCGACAGGCTGGCCCTGCATTTCGCCCGCGCAGACGACCCCCGCGCCACCGGCTACCTGCGCCAGGCCGCCGAGCGTGCGGCAGCGCTGTGCGCCAACGACACCGCCGACCACTACTACGCAGAACTCACCAGCCGGCTCGACGCGCTGGCCGCCGACGCGGCCTGGGCACGCATCGGCCGAAGCGCGGTCCTTCAGCGGATGGCACGGTACGACGAGGCGGCGCAGGTCCTGCGCGAGGCCGTCGACGACCTGAAGCGGAGCGGCGACGCGGACGGCCTCGTGCTGGCCACCGCGCGCCTGGCGGAGGTGCTCGGCCACTCGCGCGCGCCGGGCCGGGCGCTGGCACTGCTCGACGCCCGGCTGCCCGACGACGGAACCTCGCCGCCGGCGGCGACCGTCCACCACGTCAGCCGGGCCCGGCTTTACCTCATCGTCGGCCGGTACGCCGACGCGGCGGCGGCGGCACGGCGGGCTCGCGCGAGCGCCGAGCAGGTGGCCGGGCCCGAGCGGCGCGGGCTCCTCGCACGGGCGCTGTCCGTGACGGCGGTGTCCCTCGCCCTGGACGGCCGGTTCACCGAGGCGGGCCCGATCGCCGACGAGGCCCTGCCGCACGCGGAGGCCTACGGGGACACCCGGCTGCTGTGCTCCGTCCTCTCCGTGCAGCGCGAACAGGCGCGCCGTTCGGGCAGGCTCCGGGAGGCCCTGGCCACGGGCCTTCGCGCCGCGGAGTTCGCGGAGCGTTCCGGGGACCCGGCCGCCACCGCCTTCGAACGGGCCAACGTCGCCGAGATCCACCTCCTCCTCGACGAGCCGGACGACGCCTCCGCACTGGCCCTGGCAGCCGTGGAGTCGTCCGGGACGGAGCCCAACTGGTCGACCGCGTACGCGAAGGTGGCGCTGGCCCGGGTCCACATGTACACAGCGAGCGGCGACCCCACCGGACTCCTCGAAGAGGCGTTGCGTACGGCGGCGGTCCACGACAACCGGCAGGCGGAGCACGAGGCGCTCACCGTGCTGGCGGAATGGCACATCCGGCAGGACCGCCCGGCCGAGGCCCTGTCGGTTCTCGACGGGATGACCGGCACCGGTCGGGCCCACATCGGCGCCTGGGCCCATCTGACCGCGGGCCGTCCCGAGCGCGCCGCCACTCTGGCCCGGGCCGAGGTCGGCCGTGCCGAGGAGACGGGTGAGTGCCTCGCCGAGATCGGGGCCCGTACCGTCCTCGCCGCGTCACTCGCGGCGCTGGGCCGCGCCGAGGAGTCGGCCGAGGGCTTCGCGACCGCGTCGGCGCTCGCGGCGAGGCTGCCCTACCCGGCGGGACTGCGCCGGATCGAACAGGCGAAGAAACTCGCCCACTGA
- a CDS encoding TIGR03086 family metal-binding protein gives MEKISELLEAARVRAIAVVRGIDDGQLGDPTPCTEFDVRDLVSHLFHVVANFRALAAREPSEFGDAPDVVTGDWRGRFEEETARLVEAWGVPGAEDGVTGRMGMPARTVGLMALGDLTVHAWDLARATGQDFEPDEAVVDEVGPGLAAMAPQARKGKVFGEPFPVPAGATAFEQALAVTGRDPGWRSPRV, from the coding sequence ATGGAGAAGATCAGTGAACTGCTGGAAGCCGCCCGGGTCCGGGCCATCGCCGTGGTGCGGGGAATCGACGACGGCCAGTTGGGCGACCCCACGCCGTGCACGGAGTTCGACGTCCGGGACCTGGTCAGCCATCTCTTCCACGTGGTCGCCAACTTCCGGGCGCTGGCGGCCAGGGAGCCGTCGGAGTTCGGTGACGCCCCGGACGTCGTCACGGGGGACTGGCGCGGCAGGTTCGAGGAGGAGACGGCCCGCCTGGTCGAGGCGTGGGGCGTGCCCGGCGCCGAGGACGGTGTGACGGGCCGGATGGGGATGCCGGCCAGGACCGTCGGCCTCATGGCGCTGGGCGATCTGACCGTGCACGCCTGGGATCTGGCGCGGGCGACCGGTCAGGACTTCGAGCCGGACGAGGCCGTGGTGGACGAGGTGGGGCCCGGTCTTGCCGCGATGGCTCCGCAGGCCCGGAAGGGCAAGGTGTTCGGCGAGCCGTTCCCCGTACCGGCCGGTGCTACCGCCTTCGAGCAGGCGCTGGCTGTGACCGGTCGTGATCCTGGCTGGCGTTCGCCCCGGGTGTGA
- a CDS encoding GNAT family N-acetyltransferase produces the protein MDSAASSPASPASPVRIDPWSDDDLELLRRANAPELMDHLGGPESEEQLLGRHGRYVALSADRTGKGRMFRIILADSGEAAGTIGFWERTWQGQEVYETGWAVLPGFQGLGIATAATRAVAEQARAEHKHRYLHAYPSVENGASNAVCRKAGFVLLGTCDFEYPPGTPLLTNDWRLDLGPTDE, from the coding sequence ATGGACAGCGCTGCGTCATCACCGGCCTCGCCGGCCTCCCCGGTGCGGATCGACCCCTGGTCCGACGACGACCTGGAGCTGCTCCGCCGGGCCAACGCGCCCGAGCTGATGGACCACCTCGGCGGCCCCGAGAGCGAGGAGCAGCTCCTGGGCCGCCACGGACGCTACGTGGCGCTGAGCGCGGACCGTACGGGCAAGGGACGGATGTTCCGGATCATCCTGGCCGACAGCGGCGAGGCCGCGGGGACGATCGGCTTCTGGGAGCGCACCTGGCAGGGCCAGGAGGTGTACGAGACGGGCTGGGCCGTCCTGCCCGGCTTCCAGGGTCTCGGCATCGCGACGGCGGCCACGAGAGCCGTCGCCGAGCAGGCGCGGGCCGAGCACAAGCACCGCTATCTGCACGCCTACCCGTCCGTGGAGAACGGCGCGTCGAACGCGGTGTGCCGCAAGGCGGGCTTCGTCCTGCTCGGTACGTGCGATTTCGAGTACCCCCCGGGCACCCCCCTGCTGACGAACGACTGGCGGCTGGACCTCGGCCCCACCGACGAATGA
- a CDS encoding phosphodiesterase: MLLAHISDLHLDGTDRATERATRVVTYLNSLTRQPDAVLVTGDIADHGAPEEYAEAARLLAGLTAPALPCPGNHDDRATYRKVLLADEHPTGTDAGTGPVNRLHHVAGYALLLCDSTIPGEDAGRFDDETLDWLARTLDDLGDTPAIPAFHHPPATVHHPYLDSTNLTNAARFAELLAERSLDDVPAILTGHAHTPMAATFAGRPLLVAPGVVSTLRLPWESGDGLVSTVAPPGVAFHVLDEGDRGAGGRITTHYRVVP, translated from the coding sequence ATGCTGCTGGCACACATCAGCGACCTGCACCTGGACGGAACCGACCGCGCGACGGAGCGGGCCACCCGCGTGGTGACCTACCTCAACTCCCTGACCCGGCAGCCGGACGCGGTCCTGGTCACGGGCGACATCGCGGACCACGGCGCCCCCGAGGAGTACGCCGAGGCGGCCCGGCTGCTCGCCGGACTCACGGCGCCCGCACTTCCCTGCCCCGGCAACCACGACGACCGCGCCACCTACCGCAAGGTCCTGCTGGCCGACGAGCACCCCACCGGGACGGACGCCGGCACCGGCCCCGTCAACCGGCTGCACCACGTGGCCGGTTACGCACTCCTGCTCTGCGACTCGACGATCCCGGGCGAGGACGCGGGACGCTTCGACGACGAGACCCTCGACTGGCTGGCCCGCACCCTGGACGACCTGGGCGACACCCCGGCCATCCCGGCCTTCCACCACCCGCCGGCCACGGTCCACCACCCGTACCTGGACTCCACGAACCTCACCAACGCGGCGCGGTTCGCCGAGCTGCTCGCCGAGCGGTCCCTCGACGACGTCCCCGCGATCCTGACCGGGCACGCCCACACCCCCATGGCGGCCACCTTCGCCGGGCGGCCCCTGCTCGTGGCGCCGGGAGTGGTCTCGACGCTGCGGCTGCCCTGGGAGAGCGGAGACGGACTCGTCAGCACCGTGGCGCCGCCCGGCGTCGCCTTCCACGTCCTGGACGAGGGCGACCGGGGCGCCGGTGGCCGCATCACCACGCATTACCGCGTCGTGCCGTAA
- a CDS encoding NAD(P)H-binding protein, whose amino-acid sequence MPTTLVTGSRGRVGSALVRLLHGAGHDVRAASRSPEQLTPPAGVPAVACDLSDPATFAAALDGTDSVFLYAEPAGIDAFLSHAEAAGVTHVVLLSSSAVLAPDAADNPIAAPHLAVEQALAASPVTATFLRPGAFAGNAHQWAHPIRTQGAVDLPYPGSHTSPIDETDVAEAALAVLADPGLRGSAHHLTGPETLTAAEQIEILAKATGRPVTAHAVSRTAWLESVSPFMPAPLAGALLDYWADSDGVPALVTGETERLTGRPARTFTAWAEANAAAFRP is encoded by the coding sequence GTGCCCACCACCCTCGTCACCGGTTCCCGAGGCCGTGTCGGCTCCGCGCTCGTCCGCCTGCTGCACGGCGCGGGCCACGACGTACGCGCCGCCTCCCGCAGCCCCGAGCAGCTCACCCCGCCGGCCGGCGTACCCGCCGTCGCCTGCGACCTGAGCGACCCCGCCACCTTCGCCGCCGCACTGGACGGCACGGACTCCGTCTTCCTGTACGCCGAACCGGCCGGGATCGACGCCTTCCTCAGCCACGCGGAAGCCGCCGGAGTCACTCACGTCGTCCTGCTCTCCTCCAGCGCGGTCCTCGCCCCCGACGCCGCCGACAACCCCATCGCCGCCCCGCACCTCGCGGTGGAACAGGCCCTGGCCGCCTCCCCCGTCACCGCCACGTTCCTGCGCCCCGGCGCCTTCGCGGGCAACGCGCACCAGTGGGCGCACCCCATCCGCACCCAGGGCGCCGTCGACCTGCCGTACCCCGGCAGCCACACCAGCCCCATCGACGAGACGGACGTCGCCGAGGCGGCGCTCGCGGTCCTCGCGGACCCCGGTCTGCGGGGCTCCGCCCACCACCTGACCGGCCCCGAAACCCTCACCGCCGCCGAGCAGATCGAGATCCTGGCGAAGGCCACCGGCCGCCCCGTCACCGCGCACGCGGTGAGCCGGACCGCCTGGCTGGAGTCGGTGTCCCCCTTCATGCCCGCCCCCCTGGCCGGAGCCCTGCTCGACTACTGGGCCGACTCGGACGGCGTCCCGGCCCTCGTGACCGGCGAGACCGAGCGGCTGACGGGCCGCCCCGCCCGCACCTTCACCGCCTGGGCCGAAGCGAACGCCGCCGCCTTCCGCCCCTGA
- a CDS encoding Mut7-C RNAse domain-containing protein, which yields MNGPEIILEVAPELRLFVAHERRGGRTTVTTDGSSTLGHVVESLGVPLTEAGQLLVDGHPVPVSHIPGPGERVEVRAVERPQRVPGAPLRFLLDVHLGTLARRLRLLGVDAAYESEDIGDPALATLSAAEQRVLLSRDRGLLRRREIWAGAYVYSDRPEAQLRDVLGRFAPVLAPWTRCTACNGELRETDKNAVSDRLEHGTQQSYDVFAQCTECGRVYWRGAHHSHLETIVADAVREFGGLGTEAPTARS from the coding sequence GTGAACGGACCGGAGATCATCCTCGAAGTAGCCCCCGAACTGCGCCTCTTCGTCGCACACGAGCGCCGCGGGGGACGCACGACCGTCACCACCGACGGCTCGTCGACACTCGGCCACGTCGTGGAATCGCTCGGAGTCCCGCTCACCGAGGCCGGACAACTGCTCGTCGACGGCCACCCCGTACCCGTCTCGCACATCCCCGGCCCGGGCGAACGGGTCGAGGTGCGCGCCGTGGAGCGCCCCCAGCGCGTTCCGGGTGCCCCGTTGCGCTTCCTCCTCGATGTCCATCTCGGCACGCTCGCCCGGCGCCTGCGCCTGCTGGGCGTCGACGCCGCGTACGAGAGCGAGGACATCGGCGACCCCGCGCTGGCCACCCTTTCGGCCGCGGAACAACGCGTACTGCTCTCCCGGGACCGGGGGCTGCTGCGGCGGCGGGAGATCTGGGCGGGGGCCTATGTCTACAGCGACCGCCCGGAGGCCCAGCTCCGCGACGTACTGGGCCGGTTCGCACCGGTCCTCGCACCGTGGACCCGGTGCACCGCCTGCAACGGCGAGCTGAGGGAGACCGACAAGAACGCCGTGAGCGACCGCCTGGAGCACGGCACGCAACAGTCCTACGACGTGTTCGCCCAGTGCACCGAGTGCGGCCGGGTCTACTGGCGGGGCGCCCACCACAGCCACCTGGAAACGATCGTCGCCGACGCGGTCCGCGAATTCGGCGGCCTCGGCACCGAGGCCCCGACCGCGCGGTCCTAG
- a CDS encoding MarR family winged helix-turn-helix transcriptional regulator encodes MPQKSSGRRSVLLAELSVASRRYMAAYALFNQAVADHLRLHPTDLQCLNLLSLEAEPVTTGRVAELTGLTTGSATRLVDRLERAGYVTRERDTADRRRVLVAAVPERMAEFGEVWARLNGDWAAMFEAYDDDEVALLIAHMRRTVELSAAQIERLRGGEFEAAEGPGSPGPGAVGERP; translated from the coding sequence ATGCCGCAGAAGTCTTCCGGCCGGCGCAGTGTCCTGCTGGCCGAGCTGTCCGTCGCCTCGCGCCGCTACATGGCCGCGTACGCCCTGTTCAACCAGGCCGTCGCCGATCACCTGCGGCTGCACCCCACCGACCTGCAGTGCCTCAACCTGCTCAGCCTGGAGGCGGAGCCCGTCACCACGGGCCGCGTCGCGGAACTGACCGGGCTCACCACCGGTTCGGCGACCCGGCTCGTCGACCGGCTGGAGCGGGCCGGCTATGTGACCCGCGAACGCGACACGGCGGACCGGCGGCGGGTCCTCGTCGCGGCCGTGCCGGAGCGGATGGCGGAGTTCGGCGAGGTCTGGGCGCGGCTGAACGGCGACTGGGCGGCGATGTTCGAGGCGTACGACGACGACGAGGTCGCCCTCCTCATCGCCCATATGCGACGCACGGTCGAGCTCAGTGCGGCACAGATCGAACGGCTGCGCGGCGGCGAGTTCGAGGCGGCCGAGGGGCCGGGCAGCCCCGGCCCCGGCGCTGTCGGCGAAAGGCCCTAG